In a genomic window of Saccharothrix sp. HUAS TT1:
- a CDS encoding Dps family protein — MSKTQKSPITSPLSEADKASVGAVLQATLVDLVDLSLVAKQAHWNVVGKNFRSVHLQLDELVTTARTYTDEVAERAAALGISPDGKARTVADGSGVPDFPGGWLKEDQVVTAVVTALGELIGRLRGRIDETDKSDLVTQDLLIEVTKNLEQAHWMWQAQQA; from the coding sequence ATGAGCAAGACGCAGAAGTCCCCGATCACGAGCCCGCTGTCCGAGGCCGACAAGGCGTCGGTCGGCGCGGTCCTCCAAGCCACCCTGGTCGACCTGGTCGACCTGTCCCTGGTGGCCAAGCAGGCGCACTGGAACGTGGTCGGCAAGAACTTCCGCAGCGTCCACCTCCAGCTCGACGAGCTGGTCACGACCGCCCGCACCTACACCGACGAGGTCGCCGAGCGGGCCGCCGCGCTGGGCATCTCGCCGGACGGCAAGGCCAGGACCGTCGCCGACGGCTCGGGCGTGCCGGACTTCCCCGGCGGCTGGCTGAAGGAGGACCAGGTCGTCACCGCGGTCGTCACAGCCCTGGGCGAGCTGATCGGCCGGCTGCGCGGGCGGATCGACGAGACGGACAAGTCGGACCTGGTCACCCAGGACCTGCTGATCGAGGTCACCAAGAACCTCGAACAGGCGCACTGGATGTGGCAGGCCCAGCAGGCCTGA
- a CDS encoding catalase, with amino-acid sequence MTEARHTTNNAGIPIGSDDHSLTLGANGPILLQDHYLIEKNAQFNRERVPERVVHAKGGGAFGHFEATEDVSRFTKAALFQPGARTEVLLRFSTVAGELGSPDTWRDPRGFALKFYTSQGNYDLVGNNTPVFFLRDPIKFPDFIRSQKRRADTGRRDHDMQWDFWTLQPQTAHQVTWLMGDRGIPRTWRHQNGYGSHTYLWENAAGEKFWVKYHFKTDQGVETLTSEEAARIAGEDADAHRADLWHSIERGEFPSWTLYVQVMPYAEAAGYRFNPFDLTKVWPQGDYPRIEVGRLVLDRNPADYFAEIEQAAFEPTNLVPGIGASPDRMLVGRMFAYPDAHRYRIGANYNELPVNRPKSPVNSYSRDGAMRFANPADPVYAPNSYGGPHASAAAAGEVTTTYGVGDEVVRSAYELHPEDDDWGQAGTLVREVFDAAQRELLVKNVVAHASNGVSEPVLERVFEYWRNIDKETGDKIAAAFGK; translated from the coding sequence GTGACCGAAGCGCGTCACACGACCAACAACGCGGGCATCCCGATCGGGAGCGACGACCACTCGCTGACCCTCGGCGCGAACGGCCCGATCCTGCTGCAGGACCACTACCTGATCGAGAAGAACGCCCAGTTCAACCGGGAACGGGTGCCCGAGCGGGTGGTGCACGCCAAGGGCGGCGGCGCGTTCGGCCACTTCGAGGCGACCGAGGACGTCAGCCGCTTCACCAAGGCGGCGCTGTTCCAGCCCGGCGCGCGGACCGAGGTGCTGCTGCGCTTCTCCACGGTCGCCGGCGAGCTGGGCTCACCCGACACGTGGCGCGACCCGCGCGGCTTCGCGCTGAAGTTCTACACCTCGCAGGGCAACTACGACCTGGTCGGCAACAACACGCCGGTGTTCTTCCTGCGCGACCCGATCAAGTTCCCGGACTTCATCCGCTCGCAGAAGCGCCGCGCCGACACCGGCCGCCGCGACCACGACATGCAGTGGGACTTCTGGACGCTGCAGCCGCAGACCGCGCACCAGGTGACGTGGCTGATGGGCGACCGGGGCATCCCCCGGACCTGGCGGCACCAGAACGGCTACGGCTCGCACACCTACCTGTGGGAGAACGCGGCCGGCGAGAAGTTCTGGGTCAAGTACCACTTCAAGACCGACCAGGGCGTCGAGACGCTGACCTCCGAGGAGGCCGCGCGGATCGCCGGTGAGGACGCCGACGCGCACCGCGCCGACCTGTGGCACTCGATCGAGCGCGGCGAGTTCCCGTCGTGGACGCTGTACGTGCAGGTCATGCCGTACGCGGAGGCCGCGGGCTACCGCTTCAACCCGTTCGACCTGACCAAGGTGTGGCCGCAGGGCGACTACCCGCGGATCGAGGTCGGCAGGCTGGTGCTCGACCGGAACCCGGCGGACTACTTCGCCGAGATCGAGCAGGCGGCGTTCGAGCCGACCAACCTGGTGCCCGGCATCGGCGCGTCCCCGGACCGGATGCTCGTCGGCCGGATGTTCGCCTACCCCGACGCGCACCGGTACCGCATCGGCGCGAACTACAACGAGCTGCCGGTGAACCGGCCGAAGTCGCCGGTGAACTCGTACTCCCGGGACGGCGCGATGCGGTTCGCCAACCCGGCCGACCCGGTGTACGCGCCCAACTCGTACGGCGGCCCGCACGCCTCCGCCGCGGCGGCCGGCGAGGTCACCACGACCTACGGCGTCGGGGACGAGGTCGTGCGCTCCGCGTACGAGCTGCACCCGGAGGACGACGACTGGGGCCAGGCGGGCACGCTGGTCCGCGAGGTGTTCGACGCCGCCCAGCGCGAGCTGCTGGTGAAGAACGTCGTCGCGCACGCCTCGAACGGCGTCTCCGAGCCCGTGCTGGAGCGGGTGTTCGAGTACTGGCGCAACATCGACAAGGAGACCGGCGACAAGATCGCCGCCGCCTTCGGCAAGTGA
- a CDS encoding MerR family transcriptional regulator — protein MTPETNEPRPAADKFNDDHYPAYTMGRAAEMLGTKPGFLRSLDEAKLIEPERSSGGHRRYSRHQLRLAARVRELVDQGTGLDAACRIVTLEDQLQEARDENKRNARPEPEQPYPPLRGV, from the coding sequence ATGACCCCAGAGACGAACGAGCCGCGACCGGCGGCTGACAAGTTCAACGACGACCACTACCCCGCCTACACGATGGGCAGGGCCGCGGAGATGCTCGGCACGAAGCCGGGGTTCCTGCGCAGCCTGGACGAGGCGAAGCTGATCGAGCCGGAGCGCTCGTCGGGCGGCCACCGCCGCTACTCCCGGCACCAGCTCCGGTTGGCCGCCCGGGTCAGGGAACTGGTCGACCAGGGCACGGGCCTCGACGCCGCGTGCCGCATCGTCACCCTGGAGGACCAGCTCCAGGAAGCCAGGGACGAGAACAAGCGCAACGCCCGTCCCGAACCGGAACAGCCCTACCCGCCCCTGCGAGGCGTGTGA
- a CDS encoding Fur family transcriptional regulator → MTPGPRELLKDAGLRVTAPRIAVLEWLADHPHATADSVAAGVRARLGSVSTQAVYDVLHACARTGLLRRIEPAGHPARYETRIGDNHHHLVCRACGRTEDVDCVHGAAPCLEPSDAAGFAVEEAEVLFWGLCPDCHGR, encoded by the coding sequence ATGACTCCAGGACCACGTGAGCTGCTCAAGGACGCCGGGCTGCGCGTCACCGCGCCCCGGATCGCGGTGCTCGAATGGCTCGCCGACCACCCCCACGCCACGGCCGACTCGGTCGCCGCGGGCGTGCGCGCCAGGCTGGGGTCCGTGTCGACGCAGGCCGTCTACGACGTGCTGCACGCGTGCGCGCGGACCGGGTTGCTGCGCCGGATCGAGCCCGCCGGCCACCCGGCGCGCTACGAGACGCGGATCGGCGACAACCACCACCACCTCGTGTGCCGGGCCTGCGGGCGGACCGAGGACGTCGACTGCGTCCACGGAGCCGCGCCCTGCCTCGAACCCTCCGACGCGGCCGGCTTCGCCGTGGAGGAGGCGGAGGTCCTGTTCTGGGGTCTCTGCCCGGACTGCCACGGGCGTTGA
- a CDS encoding alpha/beta hydrolase: MANLGDSIPPGVLAGALRFAFGLPAPLRRLIAGRPITVDGQRLHPEAQLLLRLQQLSGEDWRTTTPAANRAALNRSSSLVCGPVIGGVAVRPLAMNGVPGRFYEPTGLAGGSPLLVFYHGGGWVSGDLDSHDNLCRFLAVEAGVRVLSADYRLAPEHPFPAAADDAQTAFEYAVEHAEELGVDPRRIALGGDSAGGNLAAVTALHAGEVKPVFLLLFYPAVDASVRRRSRELFGRGFFLTDEKMDWFLDHYAPSRDAHTDPRLSVLLAEDLSGLPPTYLATAGFDPLRDEGEAFAEKLARQGVPVVLRRYEGLFHGYANILGVGGVFREAVAEAVGSLRTGLALANTRQDIPETA, encoded by the coding sequence ATGGCGAACCTCGGCGACTCGATCCCACCCGGTGTCCTGGCCGGCGCCCTGCGCTTCGCGTTCGGGCTGCCCGCACCGCTGCGCAGGCTCATCGCGGGCCGGCCGATCACGGTGGACGGCCAGCGCCTGCACCCCGAGGCCCAGTTGCTGCTGCGGTTGCAGCAGCTCAGCGGCGAGGACTGGCGGACGACGACGCCCGCTGCCAACCGCGCGGCGCTCAACCGCAGCAGCTCGCTGGTGTGCGGGCCGGTGATCGGCGGCGTGGCGGTGCGACCGCTGGCGATGAACGGCGTCCCCGGCCGGTTCTACGAGCCGACCGGGCTGGCCGGGGGCTCGCCGCTGCTGGTCTTCTACCACGGTGGCGGGTGGGTCAGCGGCGACCTGGACAGCCACGACAACCTGTGCCGGTTCCTGGCCGTCGAGGCCGGGGTGCGGGTGCTGTCGGCGGACTACCGGCTCGCGCCCGAGCACCCGTTCCCGGCCGCGGCGGACGACGCGCAGACCGCGTTCGAGTACGCCGTCGAGCACGCGGAGGAGCTGGGGGTCGACCCGCGGCGGATCGCGCTGGGCGGTGACAGCGCGGGCGGCAACCTGGCCGCCGTCACGGCGCTGCACGCGGGCGAGGTGAAGCCGGTGTTCCTGCTGCTGTTCTACCCGGCGGTGGACGCGTCGGTGCGGCGGCGGTCGCGGGAGCTGTTCGGCCGGGGGTTCTTCCTCACCGACGAGAAGATGGACTGGTTCCTCGACCACTACGCGCCGTCCCGCGACGCGCACACCGACCCGCGGCTGTCGGTGCTGCTGGCGGAGGACCTGAGCGGGCTGCCGCCGACGTACCTGGCGACGGCCGGGTTCGACCCGCTGCGGGACGAGGGCGAGGCGTTCGCCGAGAAGCTGGCCCGCCAGGGCGTGCCGGTGGTGCTGCGGCGCTACGAGGGCCTGTTCCACGGGTACGCGAACATCCTCGGCGTCGGCGGCGTGTTCCGGGAGGCGGTGGCCGAGGCGGTCGGGTCGCTGCGCACCGGGCTGGCGCTGGCCAACACCCGGCAGGACATCCCCGAGACCGCGTGA
- a CDS encoding class I SAM-dependent methyltransferase, giving the protein MGDARVRGPRPVGVDISERRLATARAMRVEFGPDFPLVLGDAHRVPREDAAFGLAISEYGASLWCDPHRWIPEAARLLRPGGPLVLPHRSPLFALCADPGRTAAAALVRVHRRGPGRDPGARPRAPRVRRGVVRVGAAVAQRGDLEGAVDVWAGQVADVTRRSKSVITGVDIRTRLCVLFSS; this is encoded by the coding sequence CTGGGTGACGCCCGGGTCCGAGGTCCGCGCCCCGTCGGCGTCGACATCTCCGAGCGCCGGCTCGCCACCGCCCGCGCCATGCGGGTCGAGTTCGGCCCGGACTTCCCGCTCGTGCTCGGCGACGCCCACCGGGTCCCGCGCGAGGACGCCGCGTTCGGCCTGGCGATCAGCGAGTACGGCGCGTCCCTCTGGTGCGACCCGCACCGCTGGATCCCGGAAGCCGCGCGCCTGCTCCGGCCGGGCGGGCCGCTCGTCCTCCCGCACCGGTCGCCGCTGTTCGCGCTGTGCGCCGACCCCGGCAGGACGGCGGCTGCTGCGCTCGTCCGGGTTCACCGTCGAGGACCTGGTCGAGATCCAGGCGCCCGACCCCGCGCACCGCGAGTACGCCGAGGTGTCGTCCGCGTGGGCGCGGCAGTGGCCCAGCGGGGAGATCTGGAAGGCGCGGTTGACGTCTGGGCAGGTCAGGTAGCCGATGTCACCCGAAGGAGTAAATCTGTGATCACGGGAGTAGACATTCGCACCCGGCTGTGTGTACTGTTCTCGTCGTAG
- a CDS encoding organic hydroperoxide resistance protein, with product MQVLYTAEAVAVGDGRNGEVRSSDGVLDEQLATPKELGGTGGDKTNPEQLFAAGYAACFHSALKVAARQAKVSTGETTVTAKVDLGGDSKGGFQLAVRLAVHVPGIDQDVADQLVEAAHRICPYSNATRGNIEVALSTTV from the coding sequence ATGCAGGTGCTCTACACCGCGGAAGCCGTCGCCGTCGGAGACGGCCGCAACGGCGAGGTCCGCTCCTCGGACGGGGTGCTGGACGAGCAGCTGGCCACGCCCAAGGAGCTGGGCGGCACGGGCGGCGACAAGACCAACCCGGAGCAGCTGTTCGCGGCCGGCTACGCGGCGTGCTTCCACAGCGCGCTGAAGGTCGCCGCGCGGCAGGCCAAGGTGTCGACGGGCGAGACGACGGTGACCGCGAAGGTCGACCTGGGCGGCGACAGCAAGGGCGGCTTCCAGCTGGCCGTGCGGCTGGCCGTGCACGTCCCCGGCATCGACCAGGACGTGGCCGACCAGCTGGTCGAGGCCGCGCACCGGATCTGCCCCTACTCCAACGCCACGCGAGGGAACATCGAGGTGGCGCTCTCGACCACCGTCTAG
- a CDS encoding MFS transporter gives MNVSPYLAVLRTPRVPGFMLLMLLARIPGTAAGMTITMHVLLSLERGYGAAGLVGAVSTIGIAAGSPLMGHLVDRRGLRAMLALSMVTEGVFWFVAPLLSYEVLLVTCFITGMTVMPVMSLGRQILTALVPDDRRRTALAMDSMAVEVSFMAGPALGVALTTQASSRTAMWTIGVAMLLVGGILYAIDPPIRSESDSSARVPVREWLDGRLLGVLISAGGATFVLSGVEVALVASMRELELTEWTGALIVVMCVASLAGGFVYGGLTRVPPLWALMGAMGLLAVPIGLLDWSPWWLALALVPTNLLCAPTITSTGEAITKYAPASARGVAMGIQSSALTLGVAAGQPLTGFVIDHSTPAWGFAVAGLGAVVIAAGTALLDRRSAPAPVG, from the coding sequence GTGAACGTCTCCCCCTACCTGGCCGTCCTCCGGACGCCGCGCGTGCCCGGCTTCATGCTGCTGATGCTGCTGGCGCGGATACCGGGGACGGCCGCGGGCATGACGATCACCATGCACGTCCTGCTCAGCCTGGAGCGCGGCTACGGCGCCGCGGGCCTGGTGGGAGCGGTGAGCACGATCGGCATCGCGGCGGGCTCGCCGCTGATGGGCCACCTCGTCGACCGGCGCGGGCTGCGGGCGATGCTCGCGCTGTCCATGGTCACCGAGGGGGTCTTCTGGTTCGTCGCGCCGCTGCTGTCGTACGAGGTGCTGCTGGTGACGTGCTTCATCACCGGCATGACGGTGATGCCGGTCATGTCGCTGGGCAGGCAGATCCTGACCGCCCTCGTGCCGGACGACCGCAGGCGCACCGCGCTGGCGATGGACTCGATGGCCGTCGAGGTGTCGTTCATGGCCGGGCCGGCGCTCGGCGTCGCGCTCACCACGCAGGCGTCCAGCCGGACCGCGATGTGGACGATCGGCGTGGCGATGCTGCTGGTCGGCGGCATCCTGTACGCCATCGACCCGCCGATCCGCAGCGAGAGCGACAGCAGCGCGCGGGTGCCCGTCCGGGAGTGGCTGGACGGCCGGCTGCTCGGCGTGCTGATCAGTGCGGGCGGGGCGACGTTCGTGCTGTCGGGCGTCGAGGTGGCGTTGGTGGCGTCGATGCGCGAGCTGGAGCTGACCGAGTGGACCGGCGCGCTGATCGTGGTGATGTGCGTGGCGTCGCTGGCGGGCGGTTTCGTCTACGGCGGCCTGACCCGCGTCCCGCCGCTGTGGGCGCTGATGGGCGCCATGGGGCTGCTGGCCGTGCCGATCGGGCTGCTCGACTGGTCGCCGTGGTGGCTGGCGCTGGCCCTCGTGCCGACGAACCTGCTGTGCGCGCCGACGATCACCTCCACCGGCGAGGCGATCACGAAGTACGCCCCGGCGTCCGCGCGCGGGGTGGCGATGGGCATCCAGAGCTCGGCGCTCACGCTGGGCGTGGCGGCGGGCCAGCCGTTGACGGGCTTCGTGATCGACCACTCCACGCCGGCGTGGGGCTTCGCGGTGGCGGGCCTGGGCGCGGTGGTGATCGCGGCGGGCACGGCGCTGCTCGACCGGCGGTCGGCGCCCGCCCCCGTCGGCTGA
- a CDS encoding NADPH-dependent FMN reductase translates to MTVTVVGIGGSLRPNSQSERAMRIALEGAVDAGAKVVEVAGPDLVLPFYDPAIPDRTDGARRLVEALRAADGVVLVSPGYHGTVSGLVKNALDYVEDLRVDERPYLDGRAVGCVATAQGWQASVTTLTALRSIVHALRGWPTPLGAAVNSREVEFTPEGGCTVPSVADQLRTIGRQVAEFAVSRAG, encoded by the coding sequence ATGACGGTCACCGTGGTGGGCATCGGCGGGTCCCTCCGCCCCAACTCGCAGTCCGAGCGCGCGATGCGGATCGCCCTGGAAGGCGCCGTGGACGCGGGCGCGAAGGTGGTCGAGGTCGCCGGACCCGACCTGGTGCTGCCGTTCTACGACCCCGCGATCCCCGACCGGACCGACGGCGCGCGCCGGCTGGTGGAGGCGCTGCGCGCCGCGGACGGCGTGGTGCTGGTCTCGCCCGGCTACCACGGCACGGTGTCCGGCCTGGTCAAGAACGCCCTGGACTACGTCGAGGACCTGCGCGTCGACGAGCGCCCCTACCTGGACGGCCGGGCGGTCGGCTGCGTGGCCACGGCCCAGGGCTGGCAGGCGTCGGTGACCACGCTGACCGCGTTGCGCTCGATCGTGCACGCCCTGCGCGGCTGGCCGACGCCGCTGGGCGCGGCGGTGAACTCCCGCGAGGTCGAGTTCACCCCGGAGGGCGGCTGCACGGTGCCGTCGGTGGCCGACCAGCTGCGCACGATCGGGCGACAGGTGGCCGAGTTCGCCGTGTCGAGGGCGGGCTGA
- a CDS encoding prolyl oligopeptidase family serine peptidase: MTTHPTAEVPEPLFADAEAEDRWRARFTAPRVSLPGWADDAPDRSLYLSNSSGVWEIYAWDRATDTHRKVTDRPNGTSHGALSPDGEAIWWFADTDGDEFGTWVSEPFLPGGDAKPAVDGVPAGYPAGLEIGHEVVAIGTSTDDGTTVYVARGGGRAEVVYAHENDGGVSALSKDESLLVLSHSEHGDNRHSALRVVTPSGEKVAEKWDGPGKGLDAIAFSPVRGDNRLLVVHERRGREELLVWDVAADTETEVVIDLPGEISADWYPDARSLLVVHTFQARNTLHRYDLATGGLHALDTPHGTVGSANVRPDGAVEYSWSSAARPGVVRVLDAGGDERVLLEPPGHEAPPSVDLQDVFVGEVHALVARPAGAPDGPLPTVFHLHGGPHSSDEDRFSAYRAVWLDAGFAVVHVNYRGSTGYGSKWRDAIEGRPGLTELEDVAAVHDWAVGSGFADPARCVVNGASWGGYLSLLALGTQPERWAAGVAGVPVADYLAAYEDEMEPLRAFDRALFGGSPDELPDRYRECSPLTYVDAVRAPVLVLAGENDPRCPIRQIDNYLDRLAERGADYEVYRYDAGHGSLVVAETIRQTAAEVAFVRRVL; encoded by the coding sequence GTGACGACGCACCCGACCGCCGAGGTCCCCGAGCCGCTGTTCGCCGACGCCGAGGCCGAAGACCGCTGGCGGGCCCGCTTCACGGCCCCGCGCGTGAGCCTGCCCGGCTGGGCCGACGACGCGCCGGACCGCAGCCTGTACCTGTCGAACTCCAGCGGCGTGTGGGAGATCTACGCCTGGGACCGCGCCACCGACACCCACCGCAAGGTCACCGACCGCCCGAACGGCACGTCGCACGGCGCGCTGAGCCCGGACGGCGAGGCGATCTGGTGGTTCGCCGACACCGACGGCGACGAGTTCGGCACGTGGGTCAGCGAGCCGTTCCTGCCGGGCGGTGACGCGAAGCCCGCCGTGGACGGCGTGCCCGCCGGCTACCCCGCCGGGTTGGAGATCGGGCACGAGGTCGTGGCGATCGGCACGTCCACCGACGACGGCACCACCGTGTACGTCGCGCGTGGCGGCGGGCGGGCCGAGGTGGTCTACGCGCACGAGAACGACGGCGGCGTGTCCGCGTTGTCCAAGGACGAGTCGCTGCTCGTGCTGTCGCACTCGGAGCACGGCGACAACCGGCACTCGGCACTGCGCGTGGTGACACCTTCGGGTGAAAAGGTCGCGGAGAAGTGGGACGGGCCGGGCAAGGGCCTGGACGCCATCGCGTTCAGCCCGGTGCGCGGCGACAACCGGCTGCTGGTCGTGCACGAGCGGCGCGGCCGGGAGGAGCTGCTGGTCTGGGACGTCGCGGCGGACACCGAGACCGAGGTCGTGATCGACCTGCCCGGCGAGATCAGCGCGGACTGGTACCCCGACGCCCGGTCGCTGCTGGTCGTGCACACGTTCCAGGCCCGGAACACCCTGCACCGCTACGACCTGGCCACCGGCGGGCTGCACGCCCTGGACACCCCGCACGGGACGGTCGGCAGCGCGAACGTGCGGCCGGACGGCGCGGTGGAGTACTCGTGGTCGTCGGCCGCGCGGCCCGGTGTGGTGCGGGTGCTCGACGCGGGCGGTGACGAGCGGGTGCTGCTGGAGCCGCCCGGCCACGAGGCGCCGCCGTCGGTCGACCTGCAGGACGTGTTCGTGGGCGAGGTGCACGCCCTGGTGGCCCGTCCGGCGGGCGCGCCGGACGGTCCGCTGCCGACGGTGTTCCACTTGCACGGCGGCCCGCACTCATCGGACGAGGACCGGTTCTCGGCGTACCGCGCGGTGTGGCTGGACGCCGGGTTCGCCGTGGTGCACGTGAACTACCGGGGGTCCACGGGGTACGGCTCGAAGTGGCGCGACGCGATCGAGGGCCGGCCGGGGTTGACCGAGCTGGAGGACGTGGCGGCGGTGCACGACTGGGCCGTCGGGTCCGGTTTCGCCGACCCGGCGCGGTGCGTGGTGAACGGCGCGTCGTGGGGCGGGTACCTGTCGCTGCTGGCGCTGGGCACGCAGCCGGAGCGGTGGGCGGCCGGCGTCGCGGGCGTCCCGGTGGCCGACTACCTGGCCGCGTACGAGGACGAGATGGAGCCGCTGCGCGCGTTCGACCGGGCGTTGTTCGGCGGCTCGCCGGACGAGCTGCCCGACCGGTACCGCGAGTGCTCGCCGCTGACCTACGTGGACGCCGTGCGCGCGCCCGTGCTGGTGCTGGCGGGCGAGAACGACCCGCGGTGCCCGATCCGGCAGATCGACAACTACCTGGACCGGCTGGCCGAGCGCGGCGCCGACTACGAGGTGTACCGGTACGACGCCGGGCACGGCTCGCTGGTGGTCGCGGAGACGATCCGCCAGACGGCCGCCGAGGTCGCGTTCGTGCGGCGCGTGCTCTAG
- a CDS encoding class I SAM-dependent methyltransferase, protein MADQVRRVYGTGDLAALPVFAGGFINFGYWRGVDLTGDLTVDQRVATQEALYDVVLDALPARAGDRVLEVGSGRGLGVHRVLRRDPALVRGVDLVPEQVQRAARAWDDPRVAFVQGSSDDLPFPGASFDALLSVEAAQHFEDVAAFAREAHRVLVPGGRFAVTTFFTSTGDAGPLLAELLKTFASGLDRPHPVDDVLRDLRAAGFADVTARGIGEHVWRGLDRWLELGPRPDAWDRAWLVAAERGLLDYYLVTARKPAGSGG, encoded by the coding sequence GTGGCAGACCAAGTGCGGCGGGTGTACGGCACGGGCGACCTGGCGGCGCTGCCGGTGTTCGCGGGCGGCTTCATCAACTTCGGCTACTGGCGCGGCGTCGACCTGACCGGCGACCTCACCGTCGACCAGCGCGTCGCCACCCAGGAGGCGCTGTACGACGTCGTCCTGGACGCCCTGCCGGCGCGGGCCGGGGACCGGGTGCTCGAAGTCGGCTCCGGCCGCGGCCTCGGCGTCCACCGCGTGCTGCGCCGCGACCCCGCCCTGGTCCGCGGCGTCGACCTGGTGCCGGAGCAGGTGCAACGGGCGGCGCGGGCCTGGGACGACCCGCGGGTCGCGTTCGTCCAGGGCTCGTCGGACGACCTCCCGTTCCCCGGCGCGTCCTTCGACGCCCTGCTGTCGGTGGAGGCGGCCCAGCACTTCGAGGACGTCGCGGCCTTCGCGCGGGAGGCGCACCGCGTGCTCGTGCCGGGCGGCCGGTTCGCCGTCACCACGTTCTTCACCAGCACGGGTGATGCCGGACCGCTGCTGGCCGAGCTGCTGAAGACGTTCGCCTCCGGCCTGGACCGGCCGCACCCGGTGGACGACGTGCTGCGCGACCTGCGCGCGGCCGGGTTCGCCGACGTCACCGCCCGCGGCATCGGCGAGCACGTGTGGCGCGGCCTGGACCGGTGGCTCGAACTGGGGCCGCGCCCGGACGCGTGGGACCGCGCCTGGCTGGTCGCCGCCGAGCGGGGCCTGCTGGACTACTACCTGGTCACCGCGCGGAAGCCGGCAGGATCGGGTGGGTGA
- a CDS encoding thiopurine S-methyltransferase has product MESEFWFDSWEQGGTKTSFHLPDVHEHARMLARLGLVAGARVLVPLCGKTTDLRFFAESAAEVVGVELVPRAVAEFFAENGLDPVEEEPDVFRSGNLVIRRQDVFKLGPEVVGPVDLVYDRAALIAFPDDMRQRYATTIARLLRPGARYFINTLEYHPRLPSPPFSVGPREIVELFGRAFEVEHVAAEPRPEHRMVGKFGLTGLVEHGFLLRAR; this is encoded by the coding sequence ATGGAATCCGAGTTCTGGTTCGACTCCTGGGAGCAGGGCGGCACGAAGACCAGCTTCCACCTGCCCGACGTGCACGAGCACGCCCGGATGCTGGCCCGGCTCGGCCTGGTGGCCGGCGCCCGGGTCCTGGTGCCGCTCTGCGGCAAGACCACCGACCTGAGGTTCTTCGCGGAGTCGGCGGCCGAGGTCGTCGGGGTCGAGCTGGTGCCGAGGGCGGTCGCCGAGTTCTTCGCCGAGAACGGCCTCGACCCGGTCGAGGAGGAGCCCGACGTGTTCCGCAGCGGCAACCTCGTGATCCGCCGCCAGGACGTCTTCAAGCTGGGCCCGGAGGTCGTCGGCCCGGTGGACCTCGTGTACGACCGGGCCGCGCTGATCGCGTTCCCGGACGACATGCGGCAGCGCTACGCCACCACGATCGCCCGGCTGCTGCGACCCGGCGCCCGGTACTTCATCAACACCCTGGAGTACCACCCGAGGCTGCCGTCACCGCCGTTCTCGGTCGGGCCGCGGGAGATCGTCGAGCTCTTCGGGCGGGCGTTCGAGGTCGAGCACGTGGCCGCCGAGCCGAGGCCGGAGCACCGGATGGTCGGGAAGTTCGGCCTGACCGGCCTGGTGGAGCACGGTTTCCTGCTCCGCGCGCGCTAG